A single Plasmodium yoelii strain 17X genome assembly, chromosome: 10 DNA region contains:
- a CDS encoding fam-b protein — protein MRVNILKYVLFSIVICSFEYSKNEIWHERNIIKFRSNRILGDVEKEFDLNDFYESTFSLTKQLNEYNDDNEEIIHIRNAINSYIKNHKDNSTLPDLNKLDKRTKKLIYKIREELKEVKKEIDNMGDSGITTKVIENKRIRKKDENNYVSEGEDYNQLKNEVNFLEREYRQPNLSSVNTYKNKRKINELYEGLKLRSILLVFLSLVILVSGTVPIAFTVLCSVVSFETFIRSCQYIKLIKKVYIKPKKSKT, from the exons atgagagtgaatattttaaaatacgTTCTTTTTTCAATTGTTATTTGTTCTTTTGAATATTCCAAAAAT GAAATATGGCATGAaaggaatataataaaatttagaagCAATAGAATATTAGGAGATGTAGAAAAGGAGTTCgatttaaatgatttttatgaATCAACTTTTAGTCTTACAAAACAACTTAATGAGTACAATGATGATAACGAagaaattatacatattcgAAATGctataaattcatatataaagaaTCATAAAGACAACAGTACATTACCCGATTTAAATAAGTTAGATAAAAGAACTAAAAagttaatttataaaattcgaGAAGAATTAAAAGAAGTAAAAAAAGAGATTGATAATATGGGGGATAGTGGAATAACAACAAAAGTgatagaaaataaaagaataagaaaaaaagatgaaaataattatgtatcAGAAGGTGAAGACTATAACCAATTGAAAAACGAAGTAAATTTCTTGGAGAGAGAATATAGACAGCCCAATTTAAGTAGTGTTAatacttataaaaataaacgaaaGATAAACGAATTGTACGAAGGATTAAAATTGAGGTCAATATTGTTGGTTTTTCTTTCTTTGGTGATATTAGTATCAGGAACCGTTCCTATCGCATTTACTGTTTTATGTTCCGTGGTTTCATTTGAAACATTTATTAGGTCTTGTCAATACATTAAATTAAtcaaaaaagtatatataaaacccaaaaaatcaaaaacataa
- a CDS encoding PIR protein — protein sequence MSYKVCDIISAIDNYVDDPKNSGGYNSISYFKYYCPDNKCDTDEKKIISAFIALIPLFNGMDDVENLESDKLAEYAILWLSYKLNQKTENGTTKLYDFYTKHIEKNSYYDKHITTDNGSNKINKAVIDKKIKSMNMNIKDISNFYDPFKSLCKMYIEVDASNQCMQCLENAGDFFEKCEKVKNTLDISKGSSYSQLWSSLSNDYDKFKEKYNSVKCGYVSSLVACPRSSVTKNTLIKIAIIFVASSILLGISYKYSLFGFRKKVKKRLRRKLKSLRRKWLIDI from the exons ATGTCTTATAAAgtg tGTGATATAATTAGTGCGATTGATAATTATGTTGATGATCCGAAGAACTCGGGAGGATATAATTCTATTAGTTATTTTAAGTATTATTGCCCTGATAATAAATGTGATactgatgaaaaaaaaattatttctgCTTTTATAGCATTGATACCTTTATTTAATGGTATGGATGATGTGGAAAATTTAGAGAGTGATAAACTTGCTGAATATgctattttatggttaagttataaactaaatcaaaaaacaGAAAATGGAACGACCAAATTGTacgatttttatactaaacatatagaaaaaaatagttattaTGATAAGCATATAACTACTGATAATGGTAGTAATAAGATTAATAAGGCtgttatagataaaaaaataaaatcgatgaatatgaatattaaagatatatctaatttttatgatccatttaaatcattatgtaaaaTGTATATTGAAGTTGATGCAAGTAACCAATGCATGCAATGTTTAGAAAATGCTGGagatttttttgaaaaatgtgaaaaagttaaaaatacTTTGGATATTTCTAAAGGAAGTTCTTATTCACAACTATGGTCtagtttatcaaatgattatgataaatttaaagaGAAATATAATAGTGTTAAGTGTGGTTATGTCTCATCACTTGTAGCTTGTCCACGAAGTTcagtaacaaaaaatacactaattaaaattgcaattatatttgttgcatcatcaattttattgggaatttcttataag tattcgttatttggatttcggaaaaaagttaaaaaacgTTTAAGAAGAAAGCTAAAATCATTAAGAAGAAAATGGTTAATtgatatatga
- a CDS encoding PIR protein, whose amino-acid sequence MEGSSYNIEDVYKEFVTISNYFEEEKGNDGTITLNYRDEINNYCHYENTSVKGNCNNEYFKMISSGVIHLINNLKGKNVLDYDKLAEYAILWLSYKLDQSKKNTSKNLSDFYTNYIEKNKYYNNNIINGDNMTYKAIINRKKDLMDNNEISKFNSPFNILYFLYYEISDEHPDCKQNLDLAKNFAKEFEKLNEDSNNTVDSSYNKLLSTLSNDYKNLIKKCPDFKSLSKIKPKKNPVEDPGKVSGTDSGQISGETSEGVSSSSITSKLIPVLLILGAIPIFLGIAYKYSLFGFDKLFQRQYIRKKLKKVKKKMKLNI is encoded by the exons ATGGAAGGGTCAAGTTATAATATTGAGGATGTg tATAAAGAATTTGTTACGATCAGTAACTATTTTGAGGAGGAGAAGGGAAATGATGGAACAATAACTCTAAATTATAGAGATGAAATCAACAATTATTGTCATTACGAGAATACCTCAGTAAAAGGTAATTgtaataatgaatattttaaaatgattAGTTCTGGTGTTATTCATttgataaataatttaaagggTAAGAATGTTTTAGATTATGATAAACTTGCCGAATAcgctattttatggttaagttataaactagatcaaagtaaaaaaaatacatccAAAAATTTAAGTGATTTTTATACtaattatatagaaaaaaataagtattataataataatataataaatggtGATAATATGACTTATAAGGCAATtataaatagaaaaaaagaTTTGATggataataatgaaatatctaaatttaattccccatttaatatattatattttttgtattatgaAATTAGTGATGAACATCCGGATTGCAAACAAAATTTGGATTTAGCTAAAAATTTTGCTAAAGAATTTGAAAAACTTAATGAAGATTCTAATAATACAGTAGACagttcatataataaattgttatctacattatcaaatgattataaaaatttaataaagaaATGCCCCGATTTTAAATCactttcaaaaataaaacctAAAAAAAATCCTGTAGAAGATCCTGGAAAAGTTTCTGGAACAGATTCTGGACAAATATCGGGGGAGACTTCTGAAGGTgtatcaagttcgtcgataacaagcaaattaattccagttTTATTGATACTTGGTGCAATACCAATTTTTTTGGGAAttgcttataag tattcattatttggatttgATAAGCTATTTCAAAGAcaatatataagaaaaaaattaaaaaaagtaaagaagaaaatgaaacttaatatatga
- a CDS encoding fam-a protein translates to MNKFYIQIVFFLLTISLCVNNKTLATELSPKTYTKYKSKKFTIFKSKKFTIFNSKKYYPVNDNTEEIYQKNKHLLYTDPEETRNACRFMNDALKQLEHHATSKDGYKRCCANPYRNIIFYKKKHRGHTIVEKIHYTIYDPNQYNELVNQLWDPDTNLLLNKFSVKKKIVRMYTPNLVMIQQRWKKWPWSREKYFYAIAAKYKISPNKTMIVMSSANIIDYNRKNKKYFENKIVESANLFQAEVDSEDDIRNGKLKKMFVNLSGYIIEKRNKHTYITCVDSNDEHGSI, encoded by the exons atgaataagttttatattcaaattgttttttttcttttaaccaTCTCCCTAtgtgtaaataataaaaccctTGCAACGGAGCTTTCTCCAAAAACATATACAAAatacaaatcaaaaaaatttacaatattcaaatcaaaaaaatttacaatattcaattcaaaaaaatattatcctGT cAATGATAATACAGaagaaatatatcaaaaaaacaaGCACCTATTATATACCGATCCCGAAGAAACTAGAAATGCGTGCAGATTTATGAATGAcgctttaaaacaattagaACATCATGCTACAAGTAAAGATGGTTATAAAAGGTGTTGTGCAAATCCTTATcggaatataattttttataaaaaaaagcaTCGAGGTCATACAATTGTTgaaaaaattcattatacAATTTATGATCCGAATCAG TATAATGAACTAGTAAACCAGTTATGGGATCCAGATACTAacttattattaaataaattctctgttaaaa aaaaaattgtCCGTATGTACACTCCAAATTTAGTAATGATACAACAACGTTGGAAAAAATGGCCATGGTCTCGtgagaaatatttttatgctatAGCTGCAAAATATAAA ataTCACCAAACAAAACTATGATTGTCATGTCTTCAGCAAATATAATTGATTACAAccgtaaaaataaaaaatattttgaaaataaaatagtagaAAGTGCAAATTTATTCCAAGCTGAAGTTGATTCTGAAGATGATATTAGaaatggaaaattaaaaaaaatgtttgttAACTTAAGTGGATAcattattgaaaaaagaaacaaaCATACTTATATCACATGTGTCGACTCT aaTGATGAACATGGTTCCATTTaa
- a CDS encoding PIR protein → MDKDVCKNFYAINNSIPHKLDNKGNYQFILNQNILNAYCTSNKCSSNHEKINAGCLYLFDAFFENSSVFESVAKGNINVFEYIMIWLSEMLNQIETKENESLQFLYSIYINNDNYKKSIASFTKYKDYKELIDKTNMMKMNIKDISKLYDAFITLCMMHYEFDDKSPNCKKYLEGAKKFVGQYKKLKGDSSITDKSSYDQLLSTLLNDYNNFINKCNSVNCTNLPSLQSIEKAENYILSSKQSSEDASSSSSTANKLFIVLSIFGAIAIFLGISYKYSLFGFRKRAQKQYLREKLKNIKKRMNH, encoded by the exons ATGGATAAAGacgtg TGTAAAAATTTCTATGCTATAAATAACTCGATTCCCCATAAATTGGACAATAAAGGGAACTATCAATTTATTTTGAATCAAAACATTTTAAATGCGTATTGTACTAGTAACAAATGCAGTAGTAATCacgaaaaaattaatgctggatgtttatatttgtttgatgCATTTTTTGAGAATTCTTCTGTGTTTGAGTCTGTTGCAAAAGGTAACATAAATGTTTTTgaatacattatgatatggttaagtgaAATGTTAAACCAAATCGAAactaaagaaaatgaaagtctacaatttttatatagtatatatataaataatgataattataaaaagtcTATAGCGAGTTTTACTAAGTATAAAGATTATAAGGAACTTATAGATAAAACcaatatgatgaaaatgaatattaaagatatatctaaattatatgatgcatttattACATTATGTATGATGCATTATGAATTTGATGATAAAAGTCCAAATTGCAAGAAATATTTGGAAGGAGCTAAAAAATTTGTTGGgcaatataaaaaacttaAGGGAGATTCTAGTATTACTGATAAGAGTTCATATGATCAACTATTGTCTACTTtattaaatgattataataattttataaataaatgtaatagTGTTAATTGTACAAATCTTCCATCCCTTCAATCGATAGAAAAAgcagaaaattatatactaaGTTCTAAACAAAGTTCTGAAGAtgcatcatcaagttcgtcgacaGCAAACAAgttatttatagttttatcgatatttggtgcaatagcaatttttttaggaatctcttataag tattcgttatttggatttcggaaaagagctcaaaaacaatatttaagagaaaagctaaaaaatataaagaagagaatgaatcattaa
- a CDS encoding PIR protein yields the protein MDYDMCENFNIVIKNYPDESKITEEHDIHGIDGIEKYCVDEECKTELDKINAACLWLLNENISKGIDDLNNEDVKSFIIYIMIWLNYMLNLKNDGKITNLNEFYTKHIENNTHYTNCTNGDNGCIKLKGKTEYNNFKEIIFKNMDFSNIDFKDISKFYEAFKLLCKLHDELNEGNLECTKYLGYANKIVRKFKELNESSSVTRNTLYIQTWSTLSTDYDNFKEDYSGNCVDIPSFPSIKTPQHVQSSEEHSEHGSVESSDVISSSLSIVKKLILALSIFSAITIFLGIFYKCSLFVLRKRAQKQHSREKLKNIKKRMNH from the exons ATGGATTATGACATG tgtgaaaattttaatatagtAATCAAAAATTATCCCGATGAATCAAAGATTACTGAAGAACATGATATTCATGGTATAGATGGTATTGAGAAATACTGCGTTGATGAAGAATGTAAGACTGAGctcgataaaataaatgctgCATGCTTATGGTTGCtcaatgaaaatatttctaAAGGGATTgatgatttaaataatgaagatgTTAAAtcgtttattatatacattatgatatggttaaattatatgttaaacctaaagAATGATGGGAAAATCACCAACCTAAATGAGTTTTACACTAaacatatagaaaataatacgCATTATACTAATTGTACAAATGGTGATAATGGTTGtattaaattaaaaggaaaaacggaatataataattttaaggaaatcatatttaaaaatatggattttTCGAATATTGattttaaagatatatctaaattttatgaagcatttaaattattatgtaaacTGCATGATGAACTTAATGAAGGCAATCTAGAATGCACGAAATATTTGGGATATGCAAATAAAATTGTTAGAAAATTTAAAGAACTTAATGAAAGTTCTAGTGTTACTAGAAACactttatatattcaaaCATGGTCTACtttatcaactgattatgataattttaaagaGGACTATAGTGGTAATTGTGTGGATATTCCATCGTTTCCATCGATAAAAACACCACAACACGTACAAAGTTCTGAAGAGCATTCTGAACATGGTTCTGTAGAAAGTTCTGATGTTATATCATCAAGCTTGTCgatagtaaaaaaattaattttagcTTTATCAATATTCAGTGCAATAACAATCTTTTTgggaattttttataag tgtTCGTTATTTGTATTACGGAAAAGAGCTCAAAAACAGCATtcaagagaaaagctaaaaaatataaagaagagaatgaatcattaa